CAATGTGTTTTCCTTCAGGAATGCCTGATTTTTGTAATAATTCAAGACTTCCTCCGCCAGCTCCAAGGAAGACGAATTTTGCTGTATGGTATTCCATTTTACAGCCATCTTTATCATGTACTTTTAATTCCCATAAACCGTCTTTCGTACGTTTAATGCTTTCGACACTATGGTTGTAGTTGATATCTACATCTTTCGCTTTTAGGTGGTCAAATAAAATACGTGTTAGAGCACCGAAGTTAACGTCTGTACCAGTGTCAATTTTTGTTGCAGCAATGGCCTCATTTGCTGGGCGGTCTTCCATAATAAGTGGAATCCATTCTTTAAGTTTTTCTGGATTATCAGAGAATTCCATCCCTTTGAAAAGAGGATTATTTGACATTGTTTCATAACGTTTTCTTAAATACTCAACGTTTTTTTCACCTCTTACCATACTCATATGTGGTAATGGCATAATAAAATCTTGCGGATTTTGGATCAGCTTGTTCTTTACAAGATATGACCAAAACTGCATCGAAACCTGGAACTGTTCATTAACATTAATTGCTTTGCTAATATCAATAGTACCGTCTGGTTTTTCAGAAGTGTAGTTAAGCTCGCATAGTGCTGCATGCCCTGTTCCTGCATTATTCCATTCATTAGAGCTTTCCTCACCGGCGTTTGAAAGTTTTTCAAACACAGTAATATTCCAGTCCGGTGCTAATTCTTTGAGCATTGTCCCCAAAGTCGCACTCATAATTCCGGCACCAATTAAGATGACGTCTGATTTAGTTACTCTGTTACTCATTTTTACCATCCTTATATTTTAAGATTTGCAGAAATGATGTAGGTGTAAACTAGTCACACACCTTTTCTGTATCAACTATAAACTTACAATAGTCTATCACAACTATTTAAAGAATAAAATATCTACTACAATATTATAGTAATAAACTAATTAAAAAGTAGTAAAAAGTGCGAAGTCCGCTCATAATGTCCTTTGTACATATTTAAAACAAAAACCTTCCCCCTGTTTCCAGGAGAATGGTGCATTGATCAAATCGGATAAATGCATCGTCTGAAAGATGTTTTATGTTGTATAAAGTCAACTGATTGAATTTTAGTATGCTACTACTAAAATAATTTATCCATCATTTTTTAATGAAAGATATTTTTTAACTTCACTCATACTAAAAGCACTAGACCTTTTAGTCTAAAAGTGCTTAATCGACTCTATTTTACATGATTTGCTAACATTCACAAGGTACCTTCAAACTAATTTTCGCTTTTTCGACGGGATATTCCAGCATTTTCACTCCAATTATGTATAAAGGTCAAAAGACACACTTCTTTAAACAAACGAAACAATTACTTCCAATCCTCTTCAATAACAAAAGCTCAACAATTATTTTTTCTCATTAAGCTAAGTGTTACAAATCAAACGATTATCTGTCACTTGCCTCATTAGTTACTGTATACGCTTCCATTAAATCTATCAAGACTTAAACCTTGGTTTTATTATTCTCTTCCTTTTTAAGGAAATCATATACAACCTACAAAAATATTTTCTTCATATTGTTATATAACACAATCAAGTTTACCATACAACAACAAAAATTATTAGAATATTTTATTTTTTAAATAACTTATACATCAAGTAATTTATCTTTTCCAATAAATTCATTGCCCTAAACAGACAACTAAGGTAGGTCACTCAATGATAAGTGACCCGCCCTTTCGGTATACAAAATACAAATAATTATAAATTTAGATGTATATTTAATCGATTTTTATAATCTACCATACTACAGCGTACCTTCCTTATCTACGAAAAATAAGAAAACACCATAAGCTCTAATAAACGCAAGAAAAAAACGCCAATCCTGTATATGGATTAACGTCTCTATAAATCGGTACCGTACTTTTTCGTCGATAGAATATTGAACTATTGGTTGCCACAAACTATTACGCCCGTGCATATTAGTCTGACAGCACAATGACATTTTCTGCAACCTGCTTTTGATCAGTAGAATTGGGTATTTCAATTAAATCAAAGGAAACTTTTTGGCCTTGTTTCAGAAAGCGAAATGCATTTGGAAATCTTTCCTTATCCGGCAAAATCGAACTAAAATGAACAAAAACATGATTGTCTTCCTCACCATTCAGCATAATACGTCCATAGCCTTTTTCATTTTTATACCATTTTACAATTCCTTCTCGTTTCATTTCTATCCCCAAAAATTATTATTGTAACGTCCCTAAGGTTGCTAAATCGGCTAATGTTAGCTGTTTTACAATTTCATAGCCATTACCCACACCTTTGGGCTTAATAATAACGGTTCCCATGCTTGTCATTTCACCTATGGCAGTCCCTTTCGGAAAACTGTGTGCAATAATTACTTGATTAGTCCCAGGTGGTGGTTTTACTTCTAGATGTTTTTGGGCTTCCATTACAATTTGTTGTTGTTCCGTAGTGGAAATCGTTTCTGCTAATTTAGTAATTGAAAACCAGAACGGGTCAATTTGTAGATACATTGTTGGAAATGCAAGCTGTGCGGTTTCAATTGTTCGACAAAACGGACTTGTCATTATAGGTGAACTAATTGGAATTTGCCAATACCGCAGCATTTGTCCATAGTAAACGGCTTCTCGCCGACCGTAATCAGATAAATTTCTTTGCGTATAGCAGTTTTGAAAATTAACATATGGCTGATCTTCACCAACAGTTGCTTCTCCATGTCTAACATATAAAATCAATCCACCTGCTCTTAGTAAATCAAGGATTGGCTGTTCCAAATTGTTTTTATCCTCCTAACCTGCCCTATTAGATTTACTGTTAATGTATGATTGATATTAGCTCATACATGCTATGCAAAACATCCGGATTTTCTTAACAACAAAAGCCTCCTACTCTATACATGTAGGAAGCTTAAGCTATTATTCTATCCTGTTAAGATGACTTTGCTTTAGCGAAAATTAGCGGTGAAGGAAAAAACTGCTAATAAACAGCCCTATAGACAAACCACATCAAAAAATTTTAATACTATCAGCCAAGTACATTTGCCCATTTACTTTAAAGGAATAATGACAATCGCTGTTGTCTCAAATTGTGCAGTAGATTGGATAGAAATGGTGCCGTTGTATTTTTTCACAACTTCTTTCACAATAAACAAGCCTTGGCCTCTAATTTTTCCTAGTTCAGCTTTTTTCGTTGTAAACCCTTGCTTAAAGATTTGATCAGGGTCTGGAATTGTTGGTCCTGTATTAACAATTTCAAATACATACTTCATTTCATCCGCATGACAACAAATTTTCATTTTGCGTTCACTTTCAGGTAATTCAGTTGTCGCATCAATCGCATTATCAATTAAATTTGATAATAATTTAATGATATCAGTTGTTTTTATTTTATCGAAAGTATCCTGTGAAACCGAAATATCCATCTCAATATTATGATTTTGAGCAGCTAACTTTTTTGTTTGCAATAAAATTGACAGCCCCGGATGGTTAATATTTAATTTCAATGACTTTATTTCCTGTACCTCTTTAGATAATGATGATAAATACTGTTTCGCTTGATCTGGCTCTCCCAATTGTAAAAGCCCATGCAACACTTGAATATGGTTGGTAAAGTCATGTCTTAAGGACGATACAGAGGTAATTAACGCTTTTATTTCAGTTTGGTAGGTATCTTCTGTTACCTCTACTTCTTTTGTCACTTCTTTTTGATACCATCTCTGTAAAAAGAAAAACGATGCAATAACGATTACTATAAATATTCCATTATAAATAAACAAGAATAAATTATTTTCTAATACTTTTCCTTTGATACCATTAAGTTTGTCTGCGCTTATATCAATCCCGAGATAGCCAATAACGTGACCTTCTTCATTCTTAATAGGAGCGCCTACAGAAAGATAATCTCCGTGTTGAGGGTCATTAATGACATTCGTAACATATGTCAACCCTTGATAAGCTAGTTTGATTTGCTTTTCTGGAACAGTACAAATTTGTCCAATATCAAAGCCTACTGTGAGATGATTAGGAACACCGGCAATCATCGTTTTTGATACTTTAGGATTATCAATTTCTAACGTATAGACATTTAAGGCCCCTATTTTTTCTCGTGCATCATTTAAGTATTTTCTTATTTCCCAATAAGTTGCATTTTTCACAGGATTATTTGCAAATTTTTGATACAACTTAACATCAATTGATGATGCGATGGAAATAGCCGCTTCTAAGCTTTGGTTAGCGATAGATTCTTCCACCGTCTTTTTCATTTTCACATATGAAGTGAGCACATTTAAACTTGTGAACAATGACAATAAGACTGTCGCTAATACTAATATTAGTTTAATTTTACGATTTTTCATACAAACTGGTACTTCCTCATCTATTGTATTCATTATTTAACGATGTGTAATTACTCCTAGAACAAATTAATATTTATATTAATAACAATAATATTATACTATAGTAATTTTCGTTTTTTCATGTATATTTTTTAAAGTACGTTGAAAACAATACTTTTATCCAAGTTTATTTTTAAAACTTAGTAATTGTTATGCAAAAATGGAATAATTTATTTTTCTTTCGAAAAGCGAAATAGCTACAAAACGAAAGGAGAATAGCCCAACAAATGTTACGCCATTCCCCTATTTATTCTATTAAATTATAAACCAAGCCTAACAAATTAGATAGCCTGAATTATGTTTCCTTTAATGGTTATCGGAAAAATAAGTTTACCTTCGATAAATTGTTGGAGAGAAAATGATTGCGGCTCACAATTTTCACCTATTCCAACAACTACCTCTAATTGCTTCGGTGAGTATATAACAGTATGGAGAGTACCAAAATATTCTTGATATTGTTTAAAAAATAACGGAGAATCTCCATTATTGAAATGGTGATAGACAGACATGGTCGTACGCGCATCTACTACATAGCGATTTATAAAGCTTTTTCGTTGTTTTGAACCCTCAATGCAAGCTTTGTTTTTCCCTGCCAATTGTTGAGACTCAAAATGATTTGTGCATATAAGCGGATGTTCAGCAGAAACTACCCGCTCTATTGGTGTAGCCTCCACCACAACTGCTTTTCCACTTTGATCTGTCATGGAGTAATTGTAGCAATAGCGATGTGGAATTTTATTTAAAAGTGCAATAGCCTCTTCAATATTTTCACACTGTTCAAGCACTATTTTAACGATTGTAGTCGCCAAAAAGCCATCTCCTTTCCAATCATTATTGACAAAATGCAGCCCTACTACAAGCCCTTTTTCATTCATTCCATCTAACCTACCAATAATTTGCTGGCTAAAACCTACACTGGCATACCCTTTAGACGGTTTAGAAAAAACGAGTCTTGCATCATACATAACTGGACTAAAATCATAATTTCTTACATACTTCCCATTGTGTACAACCGAGGTACATCCCATATTTGGAAATATTATATTATAACCGCTATACATTTTTATAATGGTTTCATACGGCTGTTTTAAGCCAAACGCTAATCCCTTCATCTCTTGCAAAAGATTGGGCGAAACATGTCGCAACAGCTCTTGTACCCGCTGTGTATTACAAGTAGCAGATAAAGCTAACAGTTGTTCATTTTGCGCTAAATGTGCATTTGTTTTTATTTCGTTACTTTGTTGAAAACCTATTTCATAAGCATCGCCTCTTAAAGCTACTACAGATACGATTAATTCTTGATATTTATTCATTGAAATCCCTCCCATACAGCTATTCAATCTTCAGTATCATCGTAATCCTTCAAGTAACTGGAAGGTCAAGGGTATAAAAAAAGTTGCCTTCCTATAGGAAGACAACCTTTAACGTGACCAAATCAGTAGTAAAAGGTACAGATAAATTATTTTGGTGAAATAAAGATATTATCTTTATTTACATTATCCAAAACAAACGATACCCATTAGCTAAAGTTTTTTTCTTTTGATTTGAATGTTTTACAACACGTATCGGATGATTGAATGGCTGCTGCCTCTTCTGACATTGTATGCAATTCAAAGTCTGAAGCAAACTCCGCATCACGTTTGTTCGTATTACGTTTATCCATGTCGATTGCAATTTTTTCAGCTCCGCAATAATTACCTTTGGCATGGAAAACACAATTTGATACTGCACAGCTAACTTGGACATTCGGCATAACTATCCACCCCTTATGATTGGTCTTGAAAAATATAGAATGGAAAATCTAATCTATACTCTTCACTTTGTATTTTGTCCAATCCATAGGTTTTTACAAGTCAAGCTTAAAAATAACTTCAACATAATCGGTCAATACGATTGCAAGTAGCACATGTGATAGATGTAAATTGTCGTGCTACTGAAAGACATCTAATTTTTGCTCGATGACCTCGTCTCATCTTGAGGATGTAAAAATTTTGGTCGTTTACTATATCCTTTTGGCGATAGACGTATTAATGTTTTCTTGGTGTCGGACCAGTTTAAATTGGCACCAATATTTAAGTACGGAACGCTTAATACACGGATATTGGCAAAGTAAATAAGAATGAAAAACAAGGACAAAAAGAAACCAAATAATCCAAAGAAAGCGGCCATTGAGATAACAAATAACCTAAAAATACTCATTGCAGTTACAAAGGATTGATTGACAAGAGTATAGGCGGCAATACTTGAGATGGCAATCACCACGATCATGGAAGGACTCGTTATGCCTGCCTTGATTGCCGCATCTCCGATGATTAGTCCACCTACAACACTCATTGTTCCACTCAAAATAGACGGTAAGCGTAGATTTGCTTCGCGAAATATTTCAAACATAAATAACATTAGCAATATCTCCAATATCGTTGGAAAAGGCAAGCCAGTACGTGATTGGACAACCGTCGCTAACAGTAATATTGGCATCTGCTCTTGATGATAAGTCGTTAATGCTAGCCAAAAACCGGGTAAAAGCATACTTATTAATATCCCTACGATTCGTAACAGACGCTCTAATGTACCGACCATAGATGGATAATCATTATCCTCACCTGATTTAAAAAGTAGAAACATATTAGGAGGCGTAATAATTGCGTAAGATACGCCATCGACAAAAAGAAGTATTCGTCCTCTGACTAGCGCTTGTATTGCGAAATCTGGTCGCCCTGTATAATCATGTCGCGGTAAAATTTTCGCGGTTTTTTCCACACTTTCCATCATTATATCGCCACTAAAGACAACATCTGTATTAATTTTCCTTAATTGCTTTTTTAGTTCCGTGACCATATTTTTGTCCGTTATATCACCCATGTATAGGACAGCCACTGTCGTTTTAGAGCGCTTTCCGACTTCCACTGTTTCCACGCATAAAGAATTTGTAGGCAATCGCTTACGAATTAAGGCCACATTAATAAAAACATCTTCTATAAAATCATCTCTCGGCCCTTTTACCACTAGTTCTTGCTTTGTTTCTTCAGGATTTCGATTTGGTTTTTTTGTAATTTTACTTGAAAATAAAATTTTTTCCCCTTCAAAGTAAAGCAAAACAAACCCTGAATATACACGCGTAATAGCATCATCTAAATTGGTTACTTTTTGAAGATTAGGAATGTGTAAATCGTTTTTTATTTTTTCCTCTAATAAGTTTACAGAGCTGTCTTCAAACAAAGATTGAACTCGATCGATAATGACCTTATTCAATAAAAACTGATCGACCATCGACTCACATGTAATAAAATAAACATGCTGTTGTTGAAAGGTAAAGGATTGAAAAATTACGTCAGCAGAGCGTTGAAATAATTCTTTCAACATTTTCAATTCGATTTCTTGTTCTATTGATTGAATATTCCTCATCTCCTACTGAACCAAATTCAAACAAATTATTTTACTAAAATACTTATAAACATATATTTCCCAATGTCCAAAAAATTATGCAATAAATTTTACGACCATGCATCCTTTTAGCCAATCATTTTTTGTAAATTAGCCATTTCAATTGCAGACATCGCTGCATCATAACCTTTATTGCCAGACTTTGTTCCAGCACGTTCAATCGCTTGTTCAATATTTTCAGTTGTGACAATACCAAAAATCACTGGTACATTTGTCGAAAGCGATACGTTTGCAATGCCTTTAGCTGATTCGTTACATACATAATCATAATGCGTTGTAGAGCCACGAATAACTGTACCTAGACCTATAATGGCATCATATTTTTTCGTTTCAGCTAGTTGCTTTGCGATAAACGGTACTTCAAATGCACCTGGTACCCACGCAACATCTATTAAATCATCGTCTACACCATGACGCTTTAGCCCATCTAATGCACCACTTAATAATTTACTTGTTATAAATTCATTAAAACGACCAACGACCACCGCTATTCTTAAATCATTGCCAATTAATTGTGCTTCAAATGTTTTGCCCATCATTTCATTCTCCTCTTTTACATAGTAAGTGAATTTTCTATTTGCATATGTTGACGACGGTATGTTGCTAAAGCGTCAATCGAAATCATTTTTAATTTATGTTTTTTTGCATATTTCACTAAATCATCAAAGCGTAACATTTCCCCATCATCGCCCATAATTTCACATATCACGCCAGCTTGTACACTGTTGCAAAGTTTAGCCAAATCGATAGTAGCTTCCGTATGCCCTCGACGCTCTAATACCCCATTGTCTTTTGCTATTAGCGGAAAAACATGTCCAGGTCTACGGAAATCCGATGCTTGTGCATGTGACGCTAGCATTTTTTGAATCGTCAAAGCACGTTCAAACGCACTAATGCCTGTTGTTGTCTCTTTATAATCAATACTGACAGTAAACGCTGTTTGGTGATTATCAGTGTTATCTACGACCATTGGCTGCAACGCTAATTTTTGTGCAAGCTGCTGTGAAATGGGTGTACAAATAAGCCCCCTACCATATTTCGCCATAAAATTAATCGTTTCTGGTGTCATGAACTCTGCAAGGGCCAGTAAATCTCCTTCATTTTCACGGTCTTCATCATCCACGACAACAATCATATTGCCCTGTTTTAAATCGGCAATCGCTTCTTCAATTGAATGTAGCAACATTGCCACCTCCTAATAGATATCACTTTATAAATTATGTTTTTTCTTTCTATAGCAGGTTAAAAACCATGCTTCGCTAAGTAATCTTTTGTAATAGTCGACGATTGCTGACTACCCTTTAGCTGGTGAATAATGTATTTGCCTACTAAATCGGTTTCGATATTGACTAGTGCCCCAACATTTTTAATTCCTAGTACGGTTTCTTTGTATGTGTGTGGAATAAGCGATACTGTGACACTGTTTTTTTCAACATGAAAGAGCGTTAAACTCGTTCCATCAATTGTGATTGACCCTTTAGGAATACAATAGCTCGTTAAGTCTTCTGAAAGTTCGATCTCAATATAGACCGCATTTGCCATTGGACGTTTACGTAAAATTTTCCCTACACCATCTACATGCCCTGAAACAAAGTGGCCACCAAATCGTCCATTGGCTGGCATTGCACGCTCTAAATTGACCGCATTTCCAACAGTTAGTTGCTGTAAATTCGTCGCTTTCACTGTTTCAGGCATTACATCCATTGTTAGCTCTTGGTCATTATAATGAGTTACTGTCAAACAAACCCCATTTACGGCTATACTATCCCCAAGCTTCACATCCGCCACTATTTTGGGCGAAATCACCGTTATTTCCATACTTCGCCTATCGCTTTGCAAGGTTTTTACTGTACCAATATCCTCAATAATACCTGTAAACAATTTTCCACCTACTTTCTTAACCCTATGTCGTAAACCTTTTGATAGTGATTATTTTAATTCCCCTTTCATTTTTTATAATCGAAACAAACAAAAAACCCCTTTCACATAAAAGGGGTTTGGGAGTACTTGTACATAAGACGTCACGAAATAAACCTAGTGGATACAAAAATTTTCCACAGGCTGCCATCTCATTGTTCTTCTCCCATCCAGACTATCACTGTCGGTTTTGGATTTGCACCAAATCAGCTTGCGCTCACGGACTTTGAATTGCTTCATCACCGCCGATTGGGAATTTCACCCTACCCCGAAGAACAGATATTTATTCAATTTTTGCCTAAATAAAAAACTTCCCAACAGAAGCGATGGGAAGTAGTATGCTATATAAGCGTAGCCAAATAGACCTTTTAAAGTCATACGAATTTAAAAAGCTTATACTTTCACCCTTCTCCCATCCAGACTGTAACTGTCGGTTTTGGATTTGCACCAAATCAGCTTGCGCTCACGGACTTTGAATTACTTCATCACCGCCGATTGGGAATTTCACCCTACCCTGAAGGATATATTATTTAGTTACTTCATACGATAACATTATTTTAATAGATTATCCACCTAAAATTTTTTCATGCCTGCATGCTGATAACTGATTTTGTCAAAAAATTATACTTTATTAATTTTTATGGTATTTCTTCTCCGAAATCCAATAGTGCGAAATTGTTACAGTTAAAGTAATCCATATGAACGTTATCACCATATTTCCATACAGTTGTGCATCCATTGAACCCGTTATTAATACCATCATTGCTTGTTGACTCATGCCAGCAGGATTCACTAAATCAATTATTGGATGTAAACCACTAATGATTTTCAACAGTAGCAAGCAAACAATACTAATTAAAGCTATAACGCCCTGTCCATTAAAAATAGTACTGACCATCGCAGTAAAAGAAATCATAAAAAGTACCCATACTAAGTATAATCCAAGCGCTAATATCATCGTAAGAAATGGAATATTACTAAACAAGAAATTTACATAAACGTAAGATACAAAATAGCCAAATGTCACACTAAGTGCTACAAATGAGAAATTAGAAAAAAGTTTTCCACCGATATAGGATCCTACCTTTACAGGCCTTGTTAATATAAAATCAAGCATTCCATTCGCTTTATCTGACTGAATAATGCCCATAATGGCAATAGCAATTACCATAATGCCTAACTGATCAAATTGGGAGCCTAGAGTTGCCGCCATTACTTGTGCTCCATCCTGCTGCATCATTGCAGGGTCAATGGTAATACCTTGATTTCCACCAAGCACTGTTAAAATTGATGGTAAATAGTATGTGACAACTGGTTGTGTTGCGCCTAAAAACATAAAAACAAGAGGTAACCAAAGTATCTTAAACTCACGAAACATTTGTACATATTCTTTTCTCGTTAAAATAAATAAAGATGTCATACACTCACCACCATCTTTAAAAAGATTTCTTCTAATGTCTCACTGCTTCCAACTTCAAATTTAACGATATCCATGTTGTTGTCCATCGCATCACGAATCAACCTATCTTTATTTTGCTGAATATTATCGAGGGTAATCTTCGCCTTCTTACCCAATACTTCAACATTTTTAACATATGGGAGCTTTTCAATGATTTGCACCCAAAGCATATTATGTGATGCCAATTCAAGATGCACAACCGCATCATGATTGTTAGTTAATTTATCTAATGTCGTATCTTCAATTTTTTCACCTTTTTTCATAATGACAAAGCGTTCACATATTTCTCCTGCATCACTTAAAATATGAGTAGATAATAGGATAGTCGTTTCATGTTTAATTTCTTGTATTAAATTTAAAACCTCTCTCCTGCCTATTGGATCTAATGCCGATACAGGCTCATCCATGACAATAAAAGATGGCTTATGTAACAGTGTTTGGGCAATGCCAAGCCTTTGCTTCATTCCCCCGGAAAATGTTTGAACTTTCTCATGTTGTTCATTTATAAGTCCAACTTTTGTTAAAATAGCTGGCACTTCCTCCGTAAGCTCTTGTTTTGTTATGCCAGATAACTGTCCCATAAAAAAGAGTGTTTCTGTAGCTGTCATCCAATGAAAGAAATCAGGATATTGTGGAAGGTAACCAATTTCTTTTTTCATGGTTGAAATTTTTTTCCCATCTAGTAGGACTTCTCCTTTATCCGCATATAAAATATCTGCAATAATTTTGATTAACGTAGACTTTCCAGCACCGTTAGGTCCAATAAGCCCTACACATTGTCCAGTTTCAACCACCATCGAGAAATTATTGACTGCTGTCTTTGCCTTAAATGTTTTAGTCACCCCTTTAATTTCTAACTTCATGATGTTTCGCTCCTTTTCGCCCAATAGTGAAATATAAAATTGGACCAATGGTATTAAAAAATAAAATAATGATTGTCCACAACACAACATTTGATCGTGCATTTCGGTGTCGATACAAATCAATTAATGCAACAAGGATAAGGATGAAACCAACCATCATAAATGGCAATATAACCTGTAATACAGCCAACCAATCAATGTCATTCAATTCATCTAACCCATAGTGAAGTTTCAATAAAAACGCTCCTCTCAACATTCATTATCATTACTAATAATGATAACATTAACACACATTTTTTGGAATTGCACTTGTTATTTTATTAAATGATATGCTACAGTCAATATTATCTATAATGATAATATTATCATTATAGATAATTATTTTTACATTGATTTCACTGCCAATATTGTTAAAAGGAGAAAATCGCGTGAAAGTGCAACGGATAAGAATGAAAATTAGTCAAACTCAAAAAGAAATTCCTATTACGCCGATTTCAGCTAATTTATTTATTTTAGGGGGAATACTATGCTACCTATTCATATAGATACAAATAGCCCATTGCTATTATATAAGCAAGTCGGAAATCAATTAATTGAACAGATTGCAAAAGGGCATATTCAAGACAATGAAATGCTTCCTTCCATTAGAAATATGGCGCAAGATATTGGAATCAATATACATACTGTTTCAAAAAGCTATCGTGAACTTGAGAAAAAAGCGATTATCAAGATGGAAAATCGCTTGAAAGCAACAGTTATCGCTCGTTCAAATCGACGGTTAGACGAAAACCAATTACATAATCTCGAACTTTCTATAAAAAACATGATAATGGAAGCTTATGTAATAGGTTATAGCAAGAAACAAATCAAACAATATATCACAAAAGTATTAGACCAAGTGCAGTAATTTACCTGCTAAATAGGTAAGGTATTAATGCCTGTTTTGTATTCTTCCCTCCATAATGTATGAATCAGATAGTGTATACTAATTCATTTCTTTTTTTCCGCATTCATGTCATCATGAACGAATGACTATATTGATTTAAGTATTATGAATGGTAAAGCCAAATACCCTTTAAGGAGAAAAATACAATGAAACATATAATATTTGATTTTGATGGCACACTTGCGGATTCCACGGCAGTGTTTGCATCTGTATGGAATATGATTGCTAAAAAACATGCATTCAAAGAAGTACAGTTAGAAGATATTGATGCACTAAAAAAATTATCGATTGCTGAACGAAGTAAATTATTTAATTTCCCTTTACACAAACTACCTACTATACTCCCGCAATTTTATCGTTTATATCAGCAATCATTACAAGATGTTCATTTATTTCACGGTATGAAAGAGGTCATACAGGAACTTGATAAGAAAGGATATACAA
This genomic interval from Lysinibacillus sphaericus contains the following:
- a CDS encoding malate:quinone oxidoreductase, producing the protein MSNRVTKSDVILIGAGIMSATLGTMLKELAPDWNITVFEKLSNAGEESSNEWNNAGTGHAALCELNYTSEKPDGTIDISKAINVNEQFQVSMQFWSYLVKNKLIQNPQDFIMPLPHMSMVRGEKNVEYLRKRYETMSNNPLFKGMEFSDNPEKLKEWIPLIMEDRPANEAIAATKIDTGTDVNFGALTRILFDHLKAKDVDINYNHSVESIKRTKDGLWELKVHDKDGCKMEYHTAKFVFLGAGGGSLELLQKSGIPEGKHIGGFPISGLFMVCKNQEVVEQHHAKVYGKAAVGAPPMSVPHLDTRFIDNKKSLLFGPFAGFSPKFLKTGSNMDLFASVKPHNITTLLAAGVKEMSLTKYLIQQLLLSKDQRMEELREFIPTAKSEDWDIVVAGQRVQVIKDTEAGGKGTLQFGTEVVSAADGSIAALLGASPGASTAVHVMLQVIQKCFPQQAKEWEPKLKEMIPSYGISLLQNPELLEEVHTSTAETLGLNKN
- a CDS encoding cold-shock protein, which encodes MKREGIVKWYKNEKGYGRIMLNGEEDNHVFVHFSSILPDKERFPNAFRFLKQGQKVSFDLIEIPNSTDQKQVAENVIVLSD
- a CDS encoding histidine phosphatase family protein, which gives rise to MEQPILDLLRAGGLILYVRHGEATVGEDQPYVNFQNCYTQRNLSDYGRREAVYYGQMLRYWQIPISSPIMTSPFCRTIETAQLAFPTMYLQIDPFWFSITKLAETISTTEQQQIVMEAQKHLEVKPPPGTNQVIIAHSFPKGTAIGEMTSMGTVIIKPKGVGNGYEIVKQLTLADLATLGTLQ
- a CDS encoding sensor histidine kinase — protein: MKNRKIKLILVLATVLLSLFTSLNVLTSYVKMKKTVEESIANQSLEAAISIASSIDVKLYQKFANNPVKNATYWEIRKYLNDAREKIGALNVYTLEIDNPKVSKTMIAGVPNHLTVGFDIGQICTVPEKQIKLAYQGLTYVTNVINDPQHGDYLSVGAPIKNEEGHVIGYLGIDISADKLNGIKGKVLENNLFLFIYNGIFIVIVIASFFFLQRWYQKEVTKEVEVTEDTYQTEIKALITSVSSLRHDFTNHIQVLHGLLQLGEPDQAKQYLSSLSKEVQEIKSLKLNINHPGLSILLQTKKLAAQNHNIEMDISVSQDTFDKIKTTDIIKLLSNLIDNAIDATTELPESERKMKICCHADEMKYVFEIVNTGPTIPDPDQIFKQGFTTKKAELGKIRGQGLFIVKEVVKKYNGTISIQSTAQFETTAIVIIPLK
- a CDS encoding C45 family autoproteolytic acyltransferase/hydolase, yielding MNKYQELIVSVVALRGDAYEIGFQQSNEIKTNAHLAQNEQLLALSATCNTQRVQELLRHVSPNLLQEMKGLAFGLKQPYETIIKMYSGYNIIFPNMGCTSVVHNGKYVRNYDFSPVMYDARLVFSKPSKGYASVGFSQQIIGRLDGMNEKGLVVGLHFVNNDWKGDGFLATTIVKIVLEQCENIEEAIALLNKIPHRYCYNYSMTDQSGKAVVVEATPIERVVSAEHPLICTNHFESQQLAGKNKACIEGSKQRKSFINRYVVDARTTMSVYHHFNNGDSPLFFKQYQEYFGTLHTVIYSPKQLEVVVGIGENCEPQSFSLQQFIEGKLIFPITIKGNIIQAI
- a CDS encoding DUF1540 domain-containing protein; protein product: MPNVQVSCAVSNCVFHAKGNYCGAEKIAIDMDKRNTNKRDAEFASDFELHTMSEEAAAIQSSDTCCKTFKSKEKNFS
- a CDS encoding spore germination protein, which translates into the protein MRNIQSIEQEIELKMLKELFQRSADVIFQSFTFQQQHVYFITCESMVDQFLLNKVIIDRVQSLFEDSSVNLLEEKIKNDLHIPNLQKVTNLDDAITRVYSGFVLLYFEGEKILFSSKITKKPNRNPEETKQELVVKGPRDDFIEDVFINVALIRKRLPTNSLCVETVEVGKRSKTTVAVLYMGDITDKNMVTELKKQLRKINTDVVFSGDIMMESVEKTAKILPRHDYTGRPDFAIQALVRGRILLFVDGVSYAIITPPNMFLLFKSGEDNDYPSMVGTLERLLRIVGILISMLLPGFWLALTTYHQEQMPILLLATVVQSRTGLPFPTILEILLMLFMFEIFREANLRLPSILSGTMSVVGGLIIGDAAIKAGITSPSMIVVIAISSIAAYTLVNQSFVTAMSIFRLFVISMAAFFGLFGFFLSLFFILIYFANIRVLSVPYLNIGANLNWSDTKKTLIRLSPKGYSKRPKFLHPQDETRSSSKN